The Stigmatella aurantiaca DW4/3-1 genome contains the following window.
TCAAGAGCCGCTGGAGGCGGGGGCGGCTGGCCGTTCTCGGCGATGCGCTGCCCGCGGTGGCCTTTGGAACGCCCGTCTTCATCCCCGCGCTCCTGCTGGCCCCCACCGTGGTGGAGCGGGGCTATCTGCTGCCGGAGCTGACCTCCGCGCTCGTGACCTCCGTGTGGCCGGGCATCTTCCTGGGCACCTTGCTCGCGGACGCGCTGGAGACGGAGCTGGCGCGGGACTACGTGCGCACCGCCGCCAGCAAGGGGCTCGCGCCAGGCGTGGTGTTGCGCCGCCACGTGTTGCCCAATGTGCTGCCCGCGCTGCTGGATGCCATCGGCCCCATGGCCACCTCGCTGCTCGCGGGCTCCTTCGCCGCCGAGCGCGTCCTGGGGCTGCCGTACTTTGGCCAGCTCTACGTGCTCGCCGTTCTCCAGAAGCAGGTGGCCGTGGTGGTGGTGGCCACCACCGTCTTCGCCTCGGTGCTCGTCCTCGTCGGCTTGGCGGTGGAGACCGTCCGCCTGCTGGTGGATCCGCGGGCCCGGGAGGCTCGCGCGTGAGCCGCATTCCCACGCGGGCTTGGGTGGGCTTCCTCCTGCTCGGAGGGCTGGGGGCGCTGAGCCTCCTGATGGGCCGCCTCTTTCCAGAGGTGCTCGCCTCTTCGTGCCCACTGGGGAGCGACCTCACGCGTCCGGACCGCACCGTGTGCGAGCTGGCCTTCGGAGGGCTGTGGATCTCCCTCGCCATTGGATTGGCCGCGGGCGGGCTCTCGACAGGCTTGGGGTTGGCCGTGGCGGCCGTGGCCCGGCTGTCGGGAGGGGTCCTGGAGCGGTGGGTGATGCGGCTGGCGGATGCCTTCTTCGCGCTGCCCGACGTGCTGGTGGTGATGGTGCTCCAGCTCGCGGGCCAATCCCTTGTGGACGCGGGAGGCGGGG
Protein-coding sequences here:
- a CDS encoding ABC transporter permease subunit; its protein translation is MQQLLVRVSRQLMLVPIVALASYFLMASLPLTTEDDSKRQVSPELAASYRRDLGIGEPLGFLRPWQKLFRGERLGTSAQGVTGDELLLKLSGSVGVGVVALGLALVWALSFALFKSRWRRGRLAVLGDALPAVAFGTPVFIPALLLAPTVVERGYLLPELTSALVTSVWPGIFLGTLLADALETELARDYVRTAASKGLAPGVVLRRHVLPNVLPALLDAIGPMATSLLAGSFAAERVLGLPYFGQLYVLAVLQKQVAVVVVATTVFASVLVLVGLAVETVRLLVDPRAREARA